From a single Nitrospira sp. genomic region:
- the aepX gene encoding phosphoenolpyruvate mutase, with amino-acid sequence MSSTPGITRSRQFRKLLLSDQLEFICEAHNGLSAKIVQEAGFKGIWASGLSISAQFGVRDNNEASWTQVLEDLEFMSDATTIPILLDGDTGYGNFNNMQRLVRKLEQRHIAAVCIEDKLFPKTNSFIKGDAQPMADMQEFCGKIKAGKDAQIDPDFCIIARVEAFICGWGLAEALRRAEAYRLAGADGILIHSALAVPDEILAFKQEWGTRCPVVIVPTKYYATPTEVFRQHGISMVIWANHMLRAAVAAMQKTARTLKEQEHLLSIEDKVAPVSEIFRLQNAAELQDAEDRYLPRGAENTSAIVLAASRGEELRELTEHQPKTMVKIQGAPILAHIVDGYNAVGIKDITVVRGYKKEAVTLPNLTYLDNDEFAESGELYSLEKALRARKGGAKDLIISYGDVLFNKYIPQALCQEKEDFVIFVDSDWKNQSSYARLGGFAECSLPNSKKAFNAKIYLKQLGDTVSSERIHGVWMGFLKVSPAGGDQLQAILGIMMADPANRTAGIPHLLQELLKRQHAVRVLYTVGHWLDINSLDDVLQAGVF; translated from the coding sequence ATGAGCTCAACGCCTGGTATCACGCGATCGCGTCAATTTCGCAAGCTGCTCTTGTCGGACCAGTTGGAATTTATCTGCGAAGCGCACAACGGCCTGAGCGCAAAAATCGTCCAGGAAGCAGGATTCAAAGGCATTTGGGCCAGCGGTCTCTCTATTTCGGCTCAATTCGGGGTACGTGACAATAATGAAGCCAGCTGGACACAAGTTCTCGAAGACCTGGAGTTTATGTCCGATGCGACCACGATCCCCATTCTTCTGGACGGGGATACCGGATATGGCAACTTCAATAATATGCAACGGCTTGTCCGCAAACTGGAGCAGCGCCACATCGCGGCAGTCTGCATTGAAGACAAACTCTTCCCCAAAACGAATAGCTTCATTAAAGGGGACGCGCAGCCGATGGCGGACATGCAGGAGTTCTGCGGGAAGATCAAGGCGGGCAAGGACGCTCAGATCGATCCGGACTTTTGCATTATTGCCAGGGTGGAAGCCTTTATCTGCGGCTGGGGGTTGGCCGAGGCACTGCGCCGGGCCGAGGCGTATCGTCTGGCCGGCGCCGACGGCATTCTCATTCATAGTGCCCTCGCGGTGCCGGACGAGATTCTGGCCTTTAAACAGGAATGGGGAACTCGATGTCCTGTGGTAATCGTTCCTACCAAGTATTATGCCACGCCGACAGAAGTATTTCGGCAGCATGGAATTTCAATGGTGATTTGGGCCAATCACATGTTGCGGGCGGCCGTAGCGGCCATGCAGAAGACAGCCCGGACCTTGAAAGAGCAAGAGCATCTCCTTTCCATCGAAGATAAGGTCGCGCCGGTGTCAGAAATCTTTCGACTGCAAAACGCGGCCGAACTTCAAGATGCCGAAGATCGCTATCTTCCACGAGGCGCCGAGAATACCAGTGCCATTGTGCTGGCGGCCTCTCGTGGTGAGGAACTGCGGGAGTTGACCGAGCACCAACCCAAGACGATGGTGAAGATTCAAGGCGCGCCGATCCTCGCTCACATTGTGGACGGCTATAACGCCGTGGGGATTAAGGACATCACGGTCGTCCGTGGCTATAAGAAGGAGGCGGTGACGCTGCCTAACCTGACCTATCTCGATAACGACGAGTTTGCGGAATCCGGTGAGTTGTATTCCTTGGAGAAAGCGTTGCGTGCACGAAAGGGTGGAGCCAAAGATCTGATCATCTCGTACGGGGATGTGCTGTTCAACAAGTATATCCCGCAGGCCTTGTGTCAGGAAAAAGAAGATTTCGTGATCTTTGTCGATAGCGACTGGAAGAACCAAAGTAGTTACGCCCGACTGGGGGGCTTTGCCGAATGCTCATTGCCGAATTCAAAGAAAGCCTTCAATGCGAAGATCTATCTCAAACAGCTCGGGGATACCGTGTCTAGCGAGCGCATCCATGGTGTATGGATGGGATTTCTAAAAGTGTCTCCGGCTGGAGGAGATCAGCTTCAGGCGATCCTTGGGATCATGATGGCCGATCCGGCTAACCGCACCGCTGGAATCCCGCATCTGCTCCAGGAGCTGCTGAAACGTCAGCACGCCGTTCGAGTCCTGTATACGGTTGGCCACTGGCTGGATATCAACAGTCTGGACGATGTGCTTCAAGCAGGCGTGTTTTAA
- the truA gene encoding tRNA pseudouridine(38-40) synthase TruA, whose amino-acid sequence MPTIKLVLEYDGTPYAGWQRQPDRPTVQEAIEIAIRGVTQTHVPVIGAGRTDAGVHALGQVASFRIGRDMTPREWTRALNAHLPASIVVRSAALMPDSFHARHSAKGKLYEYRILNRPERPAVLRDYCWHIHQTLDDDAMNTAASHLIGTHDFSSFQTQPTENEDPICNLQQLVVAREGDRLRIEAYADRFLKQMVRSLVGTLVEVGLKKRQPESLTTILTARNRSAAGKTAPPQGLFLIRVDYQ is encoded by the coding sequence ATGCCTACCATCAAACTCGTCCTTGAATATGACGGCACACCCTATGCCGGTTGGCAACGCCAGCCCGACCGGCCGACGGTTCAAGAGGCCATTGAAATCGCTATTCGCGGTGTCACTCAGACCCACGTACCGGTCATTGGAGCCGGGCGTACTGATGCGGGGGTTCATGCGCTCGGACAGGTCGCGAGTTTCCGTATCGGGCGTGACATGACGCCGCGTGAATGGACGAGAGCGTTGAATGCGCATCTCCCTGCCAGCATCGTGGTCCGCTCAGCCGCGCTCATGCCGGACTCATTCCACGCGAGACACTCGGCGAAGGGCAAACTGTACGAATACCGAATTCTGAACCGTCCAGAGCGTCCAGCCGTCCTACGTGATTACTGCTGGCATATCCATCAGACACTCGACGACGACGCGATGAATACGGCGGCCTCTCACCTCATCGGTACACATGATTTTTCTTCATTCCAAACTCAGCCGACTGAAAATGAGGACCCTATCTGCAACCTGCAGCAACTTGTTGTCGCCCGAGAGGGAGACCGATTGCGGATCGAGGCCTATGCCGATCGATTCCTGAAACAGATGGTGCGTTCACTCGTAGGAACACTCGTGGAAGTCGGCTTGAAGAAGCGCCAACCAGAAAGCCTAACGACAATCCTCACGGCACGAAACCGTTCGGCTGCCGGCAAAACGGCCCCACCGCAAGGACTCTTTTTAATTCGCGTGGACTACCAGTAA
- a CDS encoding phosphate starvation-inducible protein PsiF: MRTLTLGLFVLSLGGTPYAMGAPAQQNKMKACNDQATAKGLGEGKGEERRAFMKECLSAKSTKGGGGKETQQNKMKTCNKEAGEKELKGDARKKFMSDCLSA; encoded by the coding sequence ATGCGTACGCTCACTCTTGGGTTATTTGTGCTCAGCCTTGGCGGAACTCCATACGCTATGGGTGCACCTGCCCAACAGAACAAGATGAAAGCTTGTAATGATCAGGCAACTGCAAAGGGGTTAGGAGAGGGAAAAGGTGAAGAGCGGAGGGCCTTTATGAAGGAATGTCTCTCGGCTAAGTCGACGAAAGGTGGAGGTGGTAAAGAGACTCAGCAAAATAAGATGAAGACGTGTAATAAAGAAGCGGGCGAGAAGGAGCTGAAGGGTGATGCACGGAAAAAGTTCATGAGCGACTGTCTTTCGGCCTAA
- a CDS encoding antibiotic biosynthesis monooxygenase yields MVQVGLLVRLKVKPGKEMEVARLLEGAQEIANGESAMPIWFALRLEPSVFGIFNAFPDEAGRTAHLEGELAKALKAKGSELFVEPPMIEQIDILASKVMV; encoded by the coding sequence ATGGTACAAGTTGGATTACTGGTGAGACTGAAAGTGAAACCAGGAAAAGAGATGGAGGTTGCTCGATTGCTCGAAGGTGCACAAGAGATCGCGAACGGGGAATCAGCCATGCCAATTTGGTTTGCGCTCCGGCTGGAACCGTCGGTTTTTGGAATCTTCAATGCATTTCCTGATGAGGCTGGTCGCACAGCACACTTGGAAGGAGAACTCGCTAAAGCGTTAAAAGCGAAAGGCTCTGAACTATTCGTTGAGCCGCCCATGATTGAGCAGATCGATATTCTCGCCTCTAAGGTGATGGTCTGA